From Pirellulales bacterium, a single genomic window includes:
- a CDS encoding cation:proton antiporter, giving the protein MHEAQEFLQTLTLVLCVAAVTTVVFQWLRQPVILGYMLAGMVVGPHIPVPLVADSHIVSALAELGVILLMFSLGIEFSLRKLARVGATAGFVAIVQCSLMIWLGYLIGQAFGWSWLASLYAGAVISISSTTIIVKAFEEQRIKGDFTQIVFGVLIVEDMIAILLIAILTALSSGKSLGPIELAVQGGRLALFLLVLTVVGLLTVPRAMRAIVRLQRRETTVVAAVGLAFGFSLLASTFGYSVALGAFLAGSLVSESGVERTIEHLVQPVRDVLAAVFFVSVGMLIDPADIAAHWVAVTVFFAAVVVGKVVAVTLSAFLTGQSIQTSLKSGMSLAQIGEFSFIIAGIGITTQATDHVLYSIAVAVSALTTMLTPALIRSAASTAAAVDRKLPHRLQTFAALYGSWFEKLRATSAAKETSRVQRLARWLVADAAVFTAIVIGASIELGEFSDYLEQSFNIAPRVAALMVIAGAAALSAPFWLGMMRMSRALGFDLAMRAFPASGQGKVDMADASRRMLVVTLQMAIVVLVGLPVVAITQPFLPRLQGAVVLLLLLVLLAFRLWRQATNFQGHTRAVAQALAEALVQETQNAQAVADTTRSEDVDRVLAGLGSPIPVRLAATSPVVGKTLADIDLRGVTGATVLAIRRGELVVPVPSGHERLAEGDVLAVAGRESAIAAARELLQGAV; this is encoded by the coding sequence ATGCACGAAGCCCAAGAATTCCTTCAAACGCTGACACTGGTTCTCTGTGTAGCGGCGGTCACCACCGTCGTTTTCCAGTGGCTGCGCCAGCCCGTGATCCTGGGCTACATGCTGGCCGGCATGGTCGTGGGGCCGCACATCCCCGTGCCGCTGGTGGCTGATAGCCACATCGTTAGCGCCTTGGCCGAGTTGGGCGTGATCTTGCTGATGTTTTCGCTGGGTATCGAGTTCAGCTTGCGCAAGCTCGCGCGGGTGGGTGCCACGGCCGGATTCGTAGCGATCGTGCAATGCAGCCTGATGATCTGGCTGGGCTATCTGATCGGTCAGGCGTTCGGCTGGAGCTGGCTGGCAAGCCTGTACGCTGGCGCCGTGATTTCGATTTCCAGTACCACAATCATCGTCAAGGCGTTCGAAGAGCAGCGCATCAAGGGAGACTTTACGCAAATCGTCTTTGGCGTCCTGATCGTCGAAGACATGATCGCGATTCTGTTGATCGCCATCCTTACGGCGCTATCGTCCGGGAAGAGCCTGGGGCCAATTGAATTGGCCGTGCAGGGAGGCCGGCTGGCGCTGTTTCTGCTCGTGCTGACAGTAGTTGGACTATTAACCGTGCCCCGTGCGATGCGCGCGATCGTCCGTTTGCAGCGCCGCGAGACCACGGTCGTGGCCGCGGTGGGGCTGGCGTTCGGCTTCTCACTGTTGGCGTCGACGTTTGGCTATTCGGTGGCACTGGGCGCATTTCTGGCGGGCAGCCTGGTTTCGGAATCCGGAGTCGAGCGGACCATTGAACACCTCGTTCAGCCGGTGCGTGACGTGCTTGCCGCGGTGTTCTTCGTGTCGGTCGGCATGCTGATCGATCCGGCCGATATCGCGGCGCATTGGGTGGCGGTGACCGTGTTCTTCGCTGCCGTGGTCGTTGGCAAGGTGGTCGCCGTGACGCTCAGCGCGTTTCTAACGGGACAAAGCATTCAGACCTCGCTCAAGTCGGGCATGAGCCTGGCGCAAATCGGGGAATTCTCTTTCATCATCGCCGGGATCGGGATTACGACCCAGGCCACGGATCACGTGCTGTATTCGATTGCCGTGGCTGTCTCGGCGTTGACGACGATGCTGACTCCTGCGTTGATTCGCTCGGCCGCGTCGACGGCGGCCGCGGTGGATCGCAAACTGCCGCACCGGCTGCAAACTTTCGCGGCGCTATACGGATCATGGTTCGAAAAGTTGCGCGCCACGAGCGCGGCCAAGGAGACGTCGCGCGTCCAGCGGCTCGCACGCTGGCTGGTCGCTGATGCGGCGGTCTTTACCGCGATCGTGATCGGTGCCTCGATCGAGTTGGGCGAGTTTTCCGACTATCTCGAGCAATCGTTCAACATCGCACCGCGCGTGGCGGCCCTGATGGTGATCGCCGGCGCAGCGGCTCTCTCGGCGCCGTTCTGGCTGGGCATGATGCGCATGTCCCGAGCGCTCGGCTTCGATCTGGCGATGCGCGCCTTTCCCGCATCTGGCCAGGGGAAGGTCGACATGGCTGACGCCTCGCGGCGGATGCTGGTCGTGACGCTGCAAATGGCGATTGTCGTTCTAGTCGGATTGCCGGTCGTGGCGATAACGCAACCCTTCTTGCCCCGACTGCAGGGCGCGGTGGTTCTCTTGTTGTTGCTGGTGCTTTTGGCCTTCAGGCTGTGGCGGCAAGCAACAAACTTCCAGGGGCATACCCGGGCCGTGGCACAGGCCCTGGCCGAGGCTTTGGTGCAAGAGACGCAAAACGCGCAAGCCGTCGCCGACACGACGCGCAGCGAAGATGTGGATCGCGTGCTGGCTGGGTTGGGCTCGCCAATTCCCGTCCGACTGGCCGCCACCAGCCCCGTGGTTGGCAAGACGCTAGCGGATATCGATCTGCGGGGCGTGACGGGGGCCACCGTGCTGGCGATTCGGCGCGGCGAACTCGTGGTGCCGGTGCCATCCGGGCATGAGCGATTGGCCGAGGGGGACGTGCTGGCCGTCGCCGGCCGAGAGTCCGCCATCGCAGCGGCGCGAGAGCTTTTGCAAGGCGCGGTCTGA